Genomic window (Flavobacteriales bacterium):
GTGAACCTGCTGATGCTGATCATCTACAACGTGAACACCAGCATTGCTTTGGGCAAGCGGACCTTGAAGGAGCACATGATCATGGTGGTTGTGCCATGGGTGGAACTGCCCAACTTGGCGTTCAACGAAAAGTACAAGTGGGTGGGGCCGATCCCCATGGGCTCGCATAAGCGGAACATGCTGGGGCAATGGGGCGACGCCATTTTGTTCGCGGTGATCGTGGCCACGGCCTTCCGCACCTTCACCTTCGAGGCGTTCACAATCCCTACGGAATCCATGGAGAAATCCTTGCTGGTTGGCGATTACCTCTTCGTGAGCAAGCTGAGCTACGGCCCGCGCCTGCCGATGACGCCGGTGACCTTCCCCTTCACGCACCACACGCTGCCGCTCACCACGAACACGCCGAGCTTCACCAACTGGTTCGAGCTGCCCTACATGCGCCTGCCGGGCTTCGGCACGCCCCAGCGCGGTGATGCCGTGGTCTTCAACTTTCCGGAGGGCGACACCGTGGTGGCGAATTACCAGAACATGAGCTACTACCAGCTCGCCCGGATGTGCGGACGCGAGAACCTGCTGGAACGGGACCGCGTCGTGTTCACCATGCCCGACGGCCGACAGGGCAGTACTCCCACGGGCGGCATCTTGATCCGCCCCGTTGACAAGCAGGAGAACTACATCAAGCGCTGCGTGGGCGTTTCCGGTGATACCGTACAGGTGATCGACGGCCTGGTCCACATCAACGGAAAGCCGGAACCATTGGTCGCCACGGGCCAGTACCAGTACAACTTCACGATCAAGGACGGCTTCAACAAGAAGGTGCTGAAAGACCAGTATGATATCACCACGACGGACGTGGTGGAAGACAACAGCACGGCGAACATGCCGCTGACGCAGCAGAAAGCGGTGGCGCTGAAGAACTTCGGCAACGTGACCGGCATGGCGCGCGAGGACAAGCCCAAAGGCTACTACGGCGCCAAGGACTTCTGGCCGATCTTCCCGAACGATCCGCGCTACGACTGGAGCGAAGACAACTTCGGTCCGCTGTGGGTGCCCAAGGCCGGCGCCACCATCACGCTCACGGACATGAACCTGCCGCTGTACAGGCGCGCCATCACCGTGTATGAGCACAACACGCTGGAGGTGAAGGACGGCGCGATCTGGATCAACGGCCAGCAGACCAACACCTACACCTTCCAGCAGGACTACTACTGGATGATGGGCGACAACCGGCACCGCTCGCAGGACGCGCGTTTCTGGGGCTTCGTGCCTTACGATCACGTGGTGGGCAAGGCGGTGCTGGTGTGGCTCACCGCCGATCCGGAGAAGGGCGGCTTCCCCATGGGCATCCGCTGGAAGCGGCTGTTCTCGCGGGTAAGATGAGGTTGAAGACGGCATGGGGCCGTGTCCCGGAATGGGGAAAGGCCTTCCTCATCGCCATCGGCCTTTTGCTGGGGACGCACCTCTTTGTGCTGCGCTGGGTGACCGTGCGCAGCACCAGCATGTTCGCCACGCTGATGCCGGGCGACCTCATAGGCGTGGAGCGCTGGCCGGTATGGACCGGGCTGCATCGCGGCGACATCATCGTGTTCCGCGATCCCGTGCAGGACGACCGGCCGAAAGGTCAACGCGAGCTGCTGGTGAAGCGGATCGTCGGCGCGCCGGGAGACCTGGTGGAACTGCGTGCTGGCGAAGTCTTCGTCAATGGCATTTCCGTGCCGCCCTATGCACACCAGACGGCACGCTGGGCGGTGCGGCTGAAAAGCGGGACCAACGCCACGGAACTGCTGGCACAGATCGGCCTTCCTGCGGATTTTGTCCTTCCGGGCCATACGGTGATCGAACTTCCTTTGAACTCAGACCTGGCCGACCAACTGCGGGCACGCCCCGATGTGGTGAGCGTGGAGCGTCGCGGCCCTGCTAGCGGCTCTCCCGGCCACCTTTTCCCTTTCGGCCCGAATTTCCGCTGGAACAATGACAGATACGGCCCCTTGCGCGTGCCCGCCGCTGGTGACACCGTCGCCGTCACCTCCTTCACCCTGCCCATTTATGACCGGCTCATCAGCCGGTACGAGCGCAACGTGATGGAGGTCTCCGACAGGGAACTGTTGATCAATGGCAAGACAGCAGAGCGCTACACGGTCCGGCAGAACTACTACTTCGTGCTGGGTGACAGCCGCGACAACAGCTCGGATTCCCGCTACTGGGGCTTCGTCCCAGCGGACCAGATCATCGGGCGCGCGGGCTTCATCCTGCTGAACGCACGGTCGTTCCATGGCGTCTCCGCCAATGGCCGGAATTTCAAGAAGCTGTAGTACCGGCACCGGTGTCCAGAAGAAGATACAGAGTCAACCTCTGCGTCTTTTTCGCGACCCCGGCTCGGGGGCCGGGGTGACAACCATGTAAGGGCCGGGTGCTCGAATATTCGCGCGCGGCGCGAATATTCGAGCACCCGGCCCAACAACAAATGTCATTCCGGGCCAGACCCGGAATCGCGAAAGTGCATCGTGAAGATTAACGCAAACCAGTAGCACCGGATTAACTTGCACCCATGCGTCCGCTCGCCCCTTTTGCCCTTGCCTTGATCGCCTTCTCCTGCACGCCGAACGATCCGGCATCCCTCTGCGATCGCTTTTTCACGCCCTATCCTGACCATGTGAGCGATCGATCGCGAAATTCGCTCAATGCTGACCTTGTTGATGCGATGGCCTTTTACGCGGACGAGGACTATGAAAAAGCCATCACCGGTCTGCAGCACGTGCTGGACCGGGACGCTTACAACATGACCGCACGCATGTACATGGCCAGCGCGCAATTGGCTGCTGGGCATCCGTACAAGGCGGAGATGCACTTGGACTTCATGGAGAATTACAAGGACCGCAGTTTCAGCGACCAGGTGGAATGGTACAACGCCCTGTGCTGGCTCTGTGAAGGCGACACCGCACGGGCGGCCAAGCAGGCCCTCTGGATCGCCTCCAAGCCGCAGACCTACCGCAAGGAAGCGCAGGAATTGGCCGATGCCATCGAGAACAAGTAAACCGCCGTGCCGCTCACCCCTTCCGACCTCCGAAACGCACTGCGCGGACCCTTGCCGGGCCATGCTGCCTTCGCGGACCTGAGCGGCTATCCGAGGCCCTCCATCGAGGCCGCTTTGACGCTCTCCCCGCCGCCGCGTGAAAGCGCGGTCCTGGTGCTGATCCACCCGGTGCAAGGCGTCGACCACACCTTGCTCATGCGCCGCCCGGTGTACAAGGGCGTACACAGCGGACAGATCGGTTTTCCGGGCGGAAAGCGCGAGCCGGACGATATTTCCCTGCATGCCACGGCCTTGCGCGAATTTCAGGAAGAGACCGGAGCGGGCACGGCCAGCTTTGAGGTGATCGGTGAGCTCAGCCGCATCCACATCCCACCGAGCAGGACCTTGGTGACACCCGTGGTGGCTTGGTGCGCGGACCTCGGCGCGTTGCGCCCTGATCCGCGCGAAGTTGCAGAGCTGCTGGCCGTGCCATTGGAGGAACTTATGCGCGACGACATACTGCACCGCAAGCCTTTCCGCATGGGTATTGACGGGGCAGTGCGTACGGCGGCTTACTGGGATATCCATGGCGAGGTGGTCTGGGGCGCCACCGCGCTGATGATCGCCGAGCTGCGCACGATATTGGGCCATCCCGTTCGTCCGGCGTGGTAGCTCCGCCGTCGATCGTGGAGAACAATATGCAGAGGGGTTGCATAGGACCGGCAGTTCGGACTACTTTTGCTTAACATCCTCATTACCATGAACCTTCACTCCTTCCTCAAGCCGCTTTCGCTCTTCGGCGTGCTTTTAACGGCCACATCCCTTCAAGCCTCGAACGTGGACATCACCATGGTGCCCAACAACGACGGGCAGTTGGAGGTGAAACTGCGGCCCAGCGCGAACTTCGACGGCATGGTCAGCAGCTTGGTGTTCACGGTGAAATGGGATGCCGGATCCGAGGCCCATCTGGGCGCGATCCAGCAGGAAGCTCCTGCGAGCACCTACCTCCCTATCAGCCGCAGCGGCGGTGAACAGGACGCTGGCGGCGACCGTTACCAGATCTTCGTGGGCTTTGGAATGACCCCGATGCAATGGATCCCCTCCGACTGGGTGGCCGGCCAGGAATACACGGTGGTGACCATCCCGGTGACCGGTACTGCGGAATTCAGCTTGGTGAACAACACATGGACCGGCTTGAACAATGCTGATTATTACCTCGCTTTGGGAGGAGCGGACGAGACCGGAACGATCTATGGTGACCTCTCCACCGGTGTGATCGCCGGCGACATGGGCGATGGCAGTGTGAGCGTGGTGCCCAACCCCACCAACAAGGCCACGGTGATCACCATGGACCTTCAGAAGACTCAGAGCCTACAGCTGGATCTGCTCAACGCCGCCGGTCAGTCCGTTTGGAAAGAGAGCGTACCGAACGCATCGGGCACCGTGCGCATTCCGCTCGATCTCACCGACTTCGACAAAGGCGTATACCTGCTGCGTGTCCAAGGCGCGGACAAGGTGGTCACCCACCGGGTGGTGAAACGCTAAAGCAAACGCTCGTTTCTGCCACAGAGGCCACGTCCAATGACGTGGCCTCTGTTGTTTTTTGCTCTGTTCGGGCAGAGGCTCGAGGTTGTGCATCCTGTATCGCAAAGGGGAGACGATCAATGGATGGCAGGGAAATTCATCGATGGCAAGAGGCCGGGATAAACAGGCACTCGGCACAGCCGGCTCTACACTTGCCCTTTGGTTGGTTGAACTCAGGCTGGTGCTCGCGAGCCCCGCTACCGAAGGCTCGGTCGCGAGTGCAGCTTATCCCGCTTCCTCCACCTCCACGCCCAAGCCCACTTCCTCAAGGAAGCGCTCGTTGGGCACGAGGCCCTGTTTGTCGCTGCTGAACTCGGGTTTGATCCTGCGCACGAAGTACATGTCGATCTTGCCCTTGTTCTTCGCGTCCACCTGGCCGCGGTGCTCACAGATGAAGTATTCCTTCACCAGTTCATACGTGGTGCCGCTGACGTTCACCTCGCCCGGCGCACCACTGCTTTCCATGCGGCTGGCGGTGTTCACGGTGTCGCCCCAGATGTCGTAGGCGAACTTGCTCTTGCCCACCACGCCTGCCACCACCGGCCCGGAGTGCAGGCCGATGCGCAGGACCCAGGCATCCTTGCCCGTTCCTTCCCGCTCCGCGTGCCAGCGGTCCATTTCTTCCCGCACATCGATCGCAGCCAGCACGGCCCTCAGAGCATGGTGTTCCACGGGCGCAGGCAGGCCGCAAGCGCTCATGTAGCTGTCCCCGATGGTCTTGATCTTCTCTATGCCGTAGCGTGTGGTGATGCGGTCGAAGCGCACGAAGCACTCGTCCAGTTCGGCCACCAGTTCCTCCGGGGTCATTTTTTCGGCCATCATGGTGAAGCCCTTCATGTCCGTGAACATGACCGTAACCTCATTGTACCGGCGTGCCGTGGCCTTTCCCGTGTCCCGCAGCTCATCGCTCACCACCTTCGGGAGGATGTTCAGCAACAGCTCCTCGATACGCACCTTCTGCCCATCGATCTCCTTGCTCTGGGCCACCACCTCCGCCGTACGTTCCTCCACGCGGTGCTCCAGGATCTGGTTGCGCATTTTCAACTGGCGCTCCCGCACTTTCACATAACTGATCGTACCACCGATCACCACGATGGCGACGATGATATAGAACAGCCAGCTCCGGTACCACGGTGGAAGGATCGTGAACGTGAACTCCGCCGGCTTTGGGCTGAAGAGGCCCGACCGGCCAACGGCCTTCACTTGGAAGACATAGTGCCCTGCAGGAAGTGATGGATAATGCACGTCGGTCTCCTCGGTAAGCGGCTGCCAAGTGTTGTCCAGCCCCTCTAAGAAGTATTGGTAGCGCACGGCCTCGGGATCACTGAGGCTGACGCTGCCGTATTCGATGCGGATATTGCTTTCGGTATGGTCCAGTTCAATGCCTGCGGCCGCAGGCCTGTCCTCCAGGTTCACCTTCAGCCCGCGGATGGCCACGGTGGGCGGCACCACTTTGTTCAGTCCTTGGGCCGGCCCTACGCAAATAGCTCCGTTGGCCGTACCGAACCACAGGTCGCCATTGGCCGTGCGCAGCACGCTGTTGGGCTTGGCCTCGATCCCGGTGAACCCGCTCCGCGCGGAATACCGGGTGAAATGGTCCTTGCCCGGATCCCATTCGTTGAGGCCGCGGTTGGTCCCGATCCAGACGTGATCCGCCGCATCGGTGACGAGCGACCGGATGGAATTGCTGATCAACCCGTGGTCGGTCCCATAGCTGGCCACCTGCCTGCCGTCCTTCAACACCAGAATGCCGCGCCCCTCGGTACCGACCCACAACCTCCCCTGACCATCCTCAGTGAAACTCGTGGGGCTATAGGTGAACCCCAGGTCCAAGCGCTGGACCTTACCATTCTGCACCCGGGCGACACCTCCACCGGAGGTCCCGACCCACAGCACGCCTTTTGCATCCCGATAAAGTGCGCTGACATGCTCGCTCGGTAGACCGTCGGCAATGTGCAGCACCGTGGGTATCGTCCCATCCATCGAATGCACGAGCCCGTTGATGGTGCCCACCCACAGCTCACCCTTGCCGCCTACAGCCAAGCCGGTCACCTTATTTTCAGCGATACTGCCAACCACGTCCAACTTATTACTGGGTCGGAAGGTGGCCGGATCAAAGTCAAAAAGTCCACCATCCTCGGTGCCTATCCAGATATGCCCTTGCTGGTCCTGCTCCAATGCACGCAC
Coding sequences:
- a CDS encoding T9SS type A sorting domain-containing protein; amino-acid sequence: MNLHSFLKPLSLFGVLLTATSLQASNVDITMVPNNDGQLEVKLRPSANFDGMVSSLVFTVKWDAGSEAHLGAIQQEAPASTYLPISRSGGEQDAGGDRYQIFVGFGMTPMQWIPSDWVAGQEYTVVTIPVTGTAEFSLVNNTWTGLNNADYYLALGGADETGTIYGDLSTGVIAGDMGDGSVSVVPNPTNKATVITMDLQKTQSLQLDLLNAAGQSVWKESVPNASGTVRIPLDLTDFDKGVYLLRVQGADKVVTHRVVKR
- the lepB gene encoding signal peptidase I, which translates into the protein MTAWFFFALYIAALFICLPKIFAKAGRPAWQGLVPFYNLYVWNKILGKPWYWLILLLVPGVNLLMLIIYNVNTSIALGKRTLKEHMIMVVVPWVELPNLAFNEKYKWVGPIPMGSHKRNMLGQWGDAILFAVIVATAFRTFTFEAFTIPTESMEKSLLVGDYLFVSKLSYGPRLPMTPVTFPFTHHTLPLTTNTPSFTNWFELPYMRLPGFGTPQRGDAVVFNFPEGDTVVANYQNMSYYQLARMCGRENLLERDRVVFTMPDGRQGSTPTGGILIRPVDKQENYIKRCVGVSGDTVQVIDGLVHINGKPEPLVATGQYQYNFTIKDGFNKKVLKDQYDITTTDVVEDNSTANMPLTQQKAVALKNFGNVTGMAREDKPKGYYGAKDFWPIFPNDPRYDWSEDNFGPLWVPKAGATITLTDMNLPLYRRAITVYEHNTLEVKDGAIWINGQQTNTYTFQQDYYWMMGDNRHRSQDARFWGFVPYDHVVGKAVLVWLTADPEKGGFPMGIRWKRLFSRVR
- the lepB gene encoding signal peptidase I, whose protein sequence is MRLKTAWGRVPEWGKAFLIAIGLLLGTHLFVLRWVTVRSTSMFATLMPGDLIGVERWPVWTGLHRGDIIVFRDPVQDDRPKGQRELLVKRIVGAPGDLVELRAGEVFVNGISVPPYAHQTARWAVRLKSGTNATELLAQIGLPADFVLPGHTVIELPLNSDLADQLRARPDVVSVERRGPASGSPGHLFPFGPNFRWNNDRYGPLRVPAAGDTVAVTSFTLPIYDRLISRYERNVMEVSDRELLINGKTAERYTVRQNYYFVLGDSRDNSSDSRYWGFVPADQIIGRAGFILLNARSFHGVSANGRNFKKL
- a CDS encoding CoA pyrophosphatase, with the translated sequence MPLTPSDLRNALRGPLPGHAAFADLSGYPRPSIEAALTLSPPPRESAVLVLIHPVQGVDHTLLMRRPVYKGVHSGQIGFPGGKREPDDISLHATALREFQEETGAGTASFEVIGELSRIHIPPSRTLVTPVVAWCADLGALRPDPREVAELLAVPLEELMRDDILHRKPFRMGIDGAVRTAAYWDIHGEVVWGATALMIAELRTILGHPVRPAW